The following DNA comes from Lemur catta isolate mLemCat1 chromosome 8, mLemCat1.pri, whole genome shotgun sequence.
GATGCCCTGGGACCACAGCACGCAGGCTCTGCCATCCTGTCTCCTGCAGCACTCAGTGGAAGAAAGGGACAGAACAGCGTGTGCTGTTCCCCTCCTGGCATGTCCCACCCCTCCCCGTGCCAGTCTGAATCCCAGCCTCCTTCAGGGCCCAATGTCTCTCGGTGCAGGCGTCCCACAACACTGACCACCTGTTTGACTTTCCTCAGCACTGGATTCATCTGCCTGGCACTGTCCCCCAACCTAGGTCCCCTGATCCAGGTCTGGTCACCCAGTGGTAACCTCCTGGAGGGTtgaatctttcttttcctcccgTAACGCCCCCTCCCCACACTCACCTCCTCCACCCCTACAGCCCAGGGTCATCTCATTGTCCGGCCCAGCAACCCTGAATGAGCTGGACTGGCCAGACACACTGACACTGGCCCACCTCTGCCAGAACCAGAAAGGAACTGGGCTGAAACCCAAAGAAAGCAGTCCGACACCAAGTAAGGgctttcataaaaatagaaaacaaggcGGCCTCAGCACTGTCCTCTCCCCCACCAGAGAGGTGCTCTCAGCTGTACCTTCTATACGGCTGTGGGTTCAGCATTAGCAGGGGGAGGTGGGTTGTAGCACTTGAAAGCATCCTTCACTGGGAGGGAGGGCTGTCCTCAGAAGGCTCATGGTGGCTCGTAATGCCCTTTGAGCCGAGAGATACTTTTTTGTGGACACTTGAGGGCAATTTGCTCCCCCCACAGGACCCTGTTCAGGGAAATGCCCTGGGAGGATGGCATTTAGAGGATGTCTAAAGACAAATTTCTCTGACTTCATGAATTGGCCAACCTTGTGTGTGCCTTGGGAATTTGGCCCCTGCCCTAAGGCCAGGGCCATTTAAAATGCTGCCACCAAAGCTGCTGGCACCAAGAATGGGCCGTGCATGGATTGTGCATGCTGGCTGAGAGCCCGCGCTCTCGGGGGGAGTGGGAAGGGGGCCTGGGCCCACGCCTCCCTCAGAACTACTGGAAGTGTTACAGCTCTCCCCCACCCGGCCCTGGGCTCGACGGGCTCCCTACCAGGTCTCACGGCCAGTGAGGCGGCACAGCTGGCCTGGCCCAGCTCGTTGGTGGCGGTGGCCATATAGCTCCCGGCGTCAGTCGCCCGGGCCTCCCTGAGCAGCAGGGTGTGCCGCTCACCCTCGGCCCGGACGAGGAGGCGGCCCTCGCTGCACAGCGCTGACCCATCCTTGTACCAGGACACTGTGGGGAAGCACGGGGGAACCAGCTTGTGGGCGCCCACTAGAAAAATCACACCTtgcccacacacaccccacaggaGCCCAAACCACTCTTCTCGCCACCCCAGGGAATCGGGAGGAATCTGCCCTCACTCAGGGAAGCCCAGGTTGTCCTCCTCATCTGAGAGGAGGGGGGTCCTGGAAAATCTcccttaacacacacacacacacacacacacacacacacacacatacaagtcAGGTCAGCCGCCCTGGAGGGGATaactgccctcctccccaccccctcccttcccAGTCTCGAATGCCCCCGCtaccccagcctcagcctggccccagccctgggagctCACCTTGCGGTGGGGGATTGGCGGTGATGATACATTTGAGCAGCACGTCGGCCCCTGGTGCCACCACCACATTCTGCAGAGGGATCTCAAATACGGGGGCCTCCAGGGGCTCCTCTCCAGCGGACACATAGGAATCATCCGAAGACTCTGCCGGACACAGGGGTGACAGGGTAAGGGGACAACTCAGGGGGAGACAGAGTATTGGCAGCCTGCATCCTAGAAAGCCATGCCCAAAGAGAGGGGCTTCTAGAAGTCAGAGGCTAGGGAAGCCAAGGGTCTCTCTCCTGAACGTCGTGAGACAGGGGAAAAGGAAGCCCAGAGGAGGGTGCTCCAGCAGAACAGGGCAGCCTTGACTCCGGTTAGTTTGGCTGTTCCTCAACTTCATCCACAATTAGAGTGTTGGTTGCTGGAGGAAGCCAGGGGCCACGCTCTGTATGTCTCCACATAAATCAGTCATCACATGTGGTGTACCAGGCCCTATGCAAGGTACTCTGAGAGGTGCAAGATGGTACAAGCTGCCAAACGGTCAGAGGACAAGCTAACAGCATCCCAAGACTTAAGCAATAAGAGGCAACATGTCACAGGGCAACATATGGTAAACTATCAAATTCGTGATGCCACCAGCTTCAAAAGAGGGAATGGCAGAGGGCTCTGAGAGGCCTATGAAGATCAGCTTTGAATCTGTCCATTCACCAACAGTGACCCCGCACTTGCTGTGTATTGAGCACTGTACGGGTACAGGGACACTACAGGAAATAAGATGCAGCCTGGCTTACAAGAAGCTCTTACAGACAAAGAGATAATAAAACTCTGTTGTAGCAGATCTCTCTGGGTATTATTCTCCAACTGTGACATTCTATAAGCTAATAAAGGACAATGTAGGTAGCCAAAAGAGCAGTGAGAGTCCCAATTCTGCTGTTTTCCAGCCACGTAACCGTGGGCAAATTagataacctctctgagcctcagttttgttaTCTGTAAGATGGAGGAGATAACACCCAACACTCTGTAGAGCTGGCACACAGATGAAACAAGATAACATCCTTAAGGTTCTTGTTAACACTGCGCTGGGATGAGGCTGTGAGTGTGCAATAGTGGTGGCCAGCAGGACAATTGACAGGAACCTAATCATCTCTTAAGATTCTGAGGTGGTGATACTTAAATGCAAAACAattttgatgaagaaaaatacacagtGGTAAGTGCAATGAAAGAGATACAGGCAGGGTCTCCAGAGAGCAGTGGGGAGAGGCATCTAGCCTGGGGGAGCAGTGGAAGCGAGTCAAGGATggcttcctctgcctctctccaggaGTGGGCCCCAAGCTGATATTCCAGATGAGCATTAGGGCGGGGCATTCTCCTGTTGGTGATGTTGGTCATCACCCCTGGGAAGGTTGGGAGACCACACAAAGGCAGGCAAATGTAGGGACCACAGCGCAGCCATGCAATGTGCAAGGACAGGAACGAGGAGGCTGGAAGGGGAGGCCGGGTCAGATCTCAGTGGCTACAGATGGTTCGGGAACGGTGCTGGGATGGGAAGGGCAGAGTAGAGGTGGCTGGCCTGAAGTTTGCCTGTAACAGAGACTTGGCAAATTATTTGAGACCATCTATACCATCTCTTCTATACAGAGGGTTGAGGGCTTTGGTGGGGCTCCTTAGGTTCCCACCAGTGCATTCCCCCATTATTGGTCCTTGAGCCAATAGCCTAGCAGGCCACTGGACCCAGGGACCTATGGCAGGCATTGGGGCACCAGTCCCTACTCACAcctcagccccacccagcctccaaCGAAACAGTGCGCCTCACCAGCGACAGGTTCTAGCACAAGGACCTTCACAATCCTTCACTCAAACTCAGCTTGTGTTCACCCCTCCTCTGGCAAACCCACCCTCACTGCCCACTAGCAGCTTCAAGCCAGACAGCAGAGCAGTCTTGCTCTCCTCAAACCCTCTCCCACCCGTGTCCAGGCACCTTCTCGGCCCTCCCCGCGGCCTTACCGAGCTCAGGGGAGGTGGGCCGGGCCCGGCGACCTTTGCCCTGGCTGCGAGTCCCTCTGCGGTCCCAGGCCCCCCAGGGACCGTCTTCCTCCGGCCCTCTGCGCAGCCTCTTCTCGGCCTCAGGCCCCGCCCTGTTCTTCTCCAAGGTCTGGGGCACAGTAACGCCCTCCAGGCCCGGCGTGGCCCAGGGCAGGAAGCGCACAGCCTGCGCTGGGGGCTCCCGCTTTCGTCCCGGGGGGACTTTCGTCCTGGCTTCTGGAGGATCGGCGGCGGGGGGTGGCACGGGGCTCCTGCACTCCTGGATAGCTCTGCCCCGGGTCAGCGGGAACTGGTCTCGACGCCTAACCTCTTGCTGCGGGCCGTCCCCCAGCTCCGTCCGGCCCACCGGCCCACGGCTCCTGGGCCTCCCTGGCTCTTCCCCAGGCCTCCCCGCGACGCTCGGAGGGGCCGGCTGGGCTGCGGCGGGGCTCACGGCCCGCGGGGTTTTGGGGGTGGAGGGCCGGGGGAAGAGCGGGGGCTCGCCGGGCTCTCGAGGGGACGGGGCGCGATGCAGCGTGGCGCGCAGGGACTCGTGAGAGCGCACCAGCTCCTCCCGCGACGTGGAGCGGCGGATGCGGCCCAGCTCTTGGGCGAAACGCAGCTCGAGGTCGGAGGCCGCGCTGCGCTGCCGTGTGCGCTCGTCCAGCGAGGCCGCCTTCTGCTGGAACAGGCGGCGCCGCTCGGCCACGCTGCCCGGCGGCGACCGCAGCTCCTCCTGTGAGGCCCCGGGCGTGCCCCACGGCGCGCCGCCCTCCGACTTGGGCTGCTCCAGAGAGCGGGCCTTGCGCAGTGGCACCCAGGGCCGCAGGGGTGCCGGCGGCGAGTCGCTGCGCTCCAGGCTGCGCCGTCGTTCCTCGAAGAACTGCAGCTTGTCCAGGATGCGGGAGCCGGCGCGCACCAGCCTCGGCGAGCGGCCGAGCGCCGACAGGCGGCCCGAAGCCTCGCTCAGGGGCGTCTGAGGACGGGACTCTGCCGTGCCTGCCAGCGAGGGCCCCGACGATTTGGACTTTTTCCCTCGCTTCTCTTCGGCGGTGGCGTCCTCGGGTAGCACCAGCTCCTGAGTGCGCCGGTGGGGTGATGTAGGGGTAGCCGCGGGCTGGGCGCTGGGTCCCGGCGGGGACCGCTTACCCACCCGAGGGGACGGTGGGGGGAGCAGCGCGGATTTGGAGGGTGGTGGAGGGGCCGGGCGACGCGGGGCTTCGCTGGCCAGCTGAGGCTGAAGGTCGGGCTCCTCCCTGCGCAATCCGCTCTGAGGGACGCTGCTGCAGAACCAAGATGGAGAGGGGTAGAGGATTCAGGGGGTCTCCCCTCCTAGACCCTTAGCTTGTGACAGGAATTGGGCAGTGGGACATGCTGGGCAGGCTTGTGAGTGACATGGGCCAgaccctcccatccccacccccacccccaagagaAGGGCACAGCCAGAgcaggtgctggggagaggctggcGGCTCTGGCACCAGATTGGGCTAGTGGCTGGGTCCAGGTACAGACCCTGCCCCAGGGACTctggccagccccctccccccagccccagaagCTGGGAAACAGCCGAAACAGAACTGAGcatgagggagagaaaagaatgagGCTTACAACTCAAAGGATGAAGTGGTATGGGAAGACAGGAgggttgggtggggaggggccctcTCAGGAATGCAGCCTCCCACTCATTCCTGTCTCCAGCTGGCCCCATACCCCTGCCCATTCTCAGCAGGACACACCCCATTCACAGTGGCCCCTAGAAGAGCAGTAGCCGCCTCCTGGACCAGGCACGGGCCTTCAGGGGGCAGCGCCCCATCCCTGAGATCACCATGCAGACCTGAGCCATCCCTAACACCATCACCAGTGCTGACAGGACACAGCAGGTGGCAATGGGGTACCCACGCCCCCCCATTAGAACTTTGACTTTGCTCTGCCCCTGGGAAAGGTATCTTGAGTCCTTGGAAACGCCCCTGAGAAGCACAGAACACCCCCCCCCAAAGGAGTATGCTCAGAAATAACTCAGCTCAGAAATAACTACCAAGTGGGCCTGAATAGGGGGTGTGggcaaagaggaggagggaaagtgCCTGTCACCCCAGAGTACCTCTCTCACTTAACAGAGCTTTGATGCCCAAGAGCTagccctcagtttcccccatctgGACCCTTGGGGGATACATCAAACATAAAGATTAGCAAGAGAAGGAATTAGCTATTATAATACCTGACACATTAGAAAAAGCTCAATAAAAACTTAGGAAATGGCTAACTGaatacttactgtgtgccaggcatgtaC
Coding sequences within:
- the SPEG gene encoding striated muscle preferentially expressed protein kinase isoform X8, with amino-acid sequence MKKLWVKKRFQKTGHSRRAFGRLTHVFRSCRKQSYDSETAEDDISDVQGTQRLELRDDGAFSTPTGGSDTLVGTSLDTPPTSVTGTSEEQVSWWGSGQTVLEQEAGSGGGTRRLPGSPRQAQATGAGPRHLGVEPLVRASRANLVGASWGSEDSLSVASDLYGSAFSLYRGRALSIHVLQLSPGSPPLGGPLRACCLSSCCLFISLHIPVPMWAFFWEEQNLSARQLPGEQERAGEQVSNREREKRASSVPQSGLRREEPDLQPQLASEAPRRPAPPPPSKSALLPPPSPRVGKRSPPGPSAQPAATPTSPHRRTQELVLPEDATAEEKRGKKSKSSGPSLAGTAESRPQTPLSEASGRLSALGRSPRLVRAGSRILDKLQFFEERRRSLERSDSPPAPLRPWVPLRKARSLEQPKSEGGAPWGTPGASQEELRSPPGSVAERRRLFQQKAASLDERTRQRSAASDLELRFAQELGRIRRSTSREELVRSHESLRATLHRAPSPREPGEPPLFPRPSTPKTPRAVSPAAAQPAPPSVAGRPGEEPGRPRSRGPVGRTELGDGPQQEVRRRDQFPLTRGRAIQECRSPVPPPAADPPEARTKVPPGRKREPPAQAVRFLPWATPGLEGVTVPQTLEKNRAGPEAEKRLRRGPEEDGPWGAWDRRGTRSQGKGRRARPTSPELESSDDSYVSAGEEPLEAPVFEIPLQNVVVAPGADVLLKCIITANPPPQVSWYKDGSALCSEGRLLVRAEGERHTLLLREARATDAGSYMATATNELGQASCAASLAVRPGGSSSPFSSPITSDEEYLSPPEDFPEPGETWPQTPTMKLSPSQNRRSSDTGSKAPPTFKVSLMDQSVREGQDVIMSIRVQGEPKPVVSWLRNRQPVRPDQRRFAEEAEGGLCRLRILAAERGDAGFYTCKAVNEYGARQCEARLEVRGE